The Tolypothrix sp. PCC 7712 region TGCCGATGCAAGAGACGGTTGCAGAGTAATTGTTTCAATCCCTCATAGGGATTATTAGAAATTTCAACGGCAGAAGCCCAAAAGTCAAGTTATATGCAGTTTTCAAGGTTCTGTTGCGCGGATAGCGCCATAATAACACGGGCAATAGTGAAAACGCAAAACCGAAATTGCTGAAAGTCTATCTCTGTAAGGCGCGCGGGTAATTGGACATCAATTAAAATTTGAAAGCCTTACAGAGAAATAGTTTCACCTACTTTTTGGGAGAACTAGTTTTTCCACACCTACCCCTCCGCGCATTCGGCAAAGAAAATAGTATCATCGGGGACTGGTTCACCGCCAATACGTTCAACCTTACCAAAGCAGCAACTACATAAAGAGTAAAAACGGATATTGTCTGTATCAGTTTTGATCAACTTATGCAAGCGCGATCGCAGTTTGGCGTACTGGGTATCATTCAACTGACATTCAAAAATACTATACTGCACCCATTGCCCATAAGACTTGAGAATGTTATGAATCTTTGTGCGGCGCTTGTCTTCGGAAATATCGTAGGATATAACAACATTCATCTGCAATTGTCCTCTCTTGTATTTACTTCAAAATTAAAGGTGGATACTTTTCAATTTCACCCATGAGGTATTTCGCTAATAATCGAGCTTGCAATTCAAAGGCTTCTTGATAAGTAGATTTACGCCCAAATACCGGATGTTTAAATTCCGATAACTTCTTTTGTGCGTATAACTGTAGAAATGTTTTTCGTCCCGAAGCAGTGAGAGAAACTGCACCGCTTAAAGGTTCAGTGACAAAATCAGCAGGTGTCAGCAAGCGTTTATTTAAAGCAGATAACACTACTGTATCGACAACTAAGGGGCGAAATTCCTCCATTAAATCTAGTGCGAGAGATGGTCTACCATAACGTTCGCAATGCAAGTATCCTAAATATGGATCGAAGCCAACAATATTTAGTGCGCCTTGCACATCATGACGCAACAACGCATAGCCAAAGCTAAGTAAAGAATTCACCGGATCGGTAGGCGGACGGCGGACGCGAC contains the following coding sequences:
- the cas2 gene encoding CRISPR-associated endonuclease Cas2, with product MNVVISYDISEDKRRTKIHNILKSYGQWVQYSIFECQLNDTQYAKLRSRLHKLIKTDTDNIRFYSLCSCCFGKVERIGGEPVPDDTIFFAECAEG